Proteins encoded in a region of the Malaciobacter mytili LMG 24559 genome:
- the recO gene encoding recombination protein RecO, whose product MQGYILDIKPVKDDDLIVIILTENRIYTTYRFYGARHSTINIGYKIDFELEGSLKSDISRLRDVMQLNYQWILNSQKMYAWQRFIKLFNSHFRDIEEIDEFYFNLLNELVHMMIKQNEKRAILQAYLKLLEYEGRLHTDYTCFLCDIEIEDKISLVRSFLPAHPQCTFSKIFSIDKVKEMFEENSLINFTDEEIDYLWNILLQGL is encoded by the coding sequence ATGCAAGGCTATATCTTAGATATAAAACCCGTTAAAGATGATGATTTAATAGTAATAATACTAACAGAAAATAGAATTTATACTACATATAGATTCTATGGAGCAAGACATTCAACTATAAATATAGGCTATAAAATAGACTTTGAACTAGAAGGTAGCTTAAAAAGTGATATTTCAAGGCTTAGGGATGTTATGCAATTAAATTATCAGTGGATATTAAATTCACAAAAAATGTATGCTTGGCAAAGATTTATAAAGCTTTTTAATTCACACTTTAGAGATATTGAAGAAATAGATGAATTTTATTTTAATTTATTAAATGAATTAGTTCATATGATGATAAAACAAAATGAAAAAAGAGCAATACTTCAAGCTTATTTAAAACTTCTTGAATATGAAGGAAGACTACATACTGATTATACTTGTTTTTTATGTGATATTGAAATTGAAGATAAAATCTCTTTAGTTAGAAGCTTTTTACCTGCTCATCCACAATGCACTTTTTCAAAGATTTTTTCTATAGATAAAGTAAAAGAGATGTTTGAAGAAAACTCACTAATTAATTTTACAGATGAAGAAATTGATTACTTATGGAATATTTTACTTCAAGGCTTATAA
- the ppnP gene encoding pyrimidine/purine nucleoside phosphorylase, whose product MAEFKNVTVSKAANIFFEGRITSRSIIFEDGSRKTLGIMLPGEYELNTVHKEVMDIQTGVLEVMLPAEDWMEVKGPASFEIPSNSKFKLRVKSLVDYCCSFIK is encoded by the coding sequence ATGGCAGAATTTAAAAATGTTACTGTTTCAAAAGCAGCTAATATCTTTTTTGAAGGAAGAATTACAAGTAGATCTATTATATTTGAAGATGGTAGTAGAAAAACACTTGGTATTATGCTTCCAGGAGAGTATGAACTAAATACTGTTCATAAAGAAGTTATGGATATTCAAACAGGTGTTTTAGAAGTAATGTTACCTGCGGAGGATTGGATGGAAGTTAAAGGACCTGCTTCTTTTGAAATCCCATCAAACTCAAAATTTAAATTAAGAGTAAAAAGTTTAGTTGACTATTGCTGCTCTTTTATTAAATAA
- a CDS encoding nitrous oxide reductase accessory protein NosL, whose translation MLKKISIIMLFLTFSVFASQNNQMFQTVNKKDATLVKIDSSKEFCNVCGMNLTKFYKTSHAVEFKNGHKEQYCSLHCFAKINENFGNKIKKVEVVDTKSLKLIDATKAYYVVGSSIKGTMSMVSKYAFLQKEAALEFISKNGGELKTFNEALEIATKALPKDEMMVDKKREKVAKKGKKIFETMCNKKELPSFNSVGEAKQYLIDNKVCKNLKPDMLQAVAIYTFNPAYATDDNKKMQIPTDVKCPVCGMFVAKFPKWAAKMSVNEHTHYFDGTKDMFKFYFNPSKYAHNHKKEQIQEIKVTDYYTLEEIDGKKAYYVIGSNVYGPMGEELIPFKDEKSAKSFKESHYGKKVLKFEEVKESLFY comes from the coding sequence ATGCTTAAAAAAATCTCAATAATAATGCTATTTTTAACATTTAGTGTTTTTGCATCACAAAATAATCAAATGTTTCAAACTGTTAATAAAAAAGATGCAACTTTAGTAAAAATAGATAGTAGTAAAGAGTTTTGTAATGTATGTGGAATGAATCTTACAAAATTTTATAAAACTTCTCATGCAGTGGAGTTTAAAAATGGACATAAAGAACAATATTGTTCACTTCATTGTTTTGCAAAAATAAATGAAAATTTTGGCAATAAGATAAAAAAAGTAGAGGTTGTAGATACAAAATCTTTAAAATTAATAGATGCAACAAAAGCTTATTATGTAGTTGGAAGTTCAATAAAAGGAACTATGAGTATGGTAAGTAAATATGCTTTTTTACAAAAAGAAGCAGCACTTGAATTTATCTCTAAAAATGGTGGTGAACTAAAAACATTTAATGAAGCTTTAGAAATTGCAACAAAAGCTTTACCAAAAGATGAGATGATGGTAGATAAAAAAAGAGAAAAAGTTGCAAAAAAAGGTAAAAAAATTTTTGAAACAATGTGCAATAAAAAAGAACTTCCTTCTTTTAATTCAGTGGGAGAAGCTAAACAATATTTAATTGATAATAAAGTTTGCAAAAACCTAAAACCTGATATGCTACAAGCAGTTGCAATTTATACTTTTAACCCAGCTTATGCAACAGATGATAATAAAAAAATGCAAATTCCAACAGATGTGAAATGTCCAGTTTGTGGTATGTTTGTAGCTAAGTTTCCAAAATGGGCTGCAAAAATGAGTGTAAATGAACATACTCATTATTTTGATGGAACAAAAGATATGTTTAAGTTCTACTTTAATCCTTCTAAATATGCACATAATCACAAAAAAGAACAAATACAAGAGATAAAAGTAACAGACTATTATACTTTAGAAGAAATAGATGGGAAAAAAGCCTATTATGTTATTGGTTCAAATGTGTATGGCCCAATGGGAGAAGAGTTAATTCCTTTTAAAGATGAAAAATCTGCAAAAAGCTTTAAAGAGTCACATTATGGGAAAAAAGTTTTAAAATTTGAAGAGGTAAAAGAAAGCTTATTTTACTAA
- a CDS encoding helix-turn-helix domain-containing protein translates to MSRLYLKDLINSNFNCENNIIKNSFPSEIGVDYMEKIYLQEGLLFLKTDYNIKNPIFLEAKKQNERKFVITICTKGNSTYTNNYDKKTLPFKEGFTTISLFKNTEGFREFKDKQISQIRLILNENFLKRNFQKSLVEKFFYNKENLQLLDFSLTSLESQFLLNDILNCKLIGELRNMYIQGKVFELLSLEISKLQKNKEEITLDEYDKNAILKAKEILLENLQNPPSIVTLAKRVHLSEVKLKKGFKQLYKTTPYQLLLTHKMKLAKNMLQSGEYNINEVALQIGYKFANNFTNAFYKEFKIRPKDILKK, encoded by the coding sequence ATGTCAAGATTGTATTTAAAAGATTTAATAAATTCCAATTTTAATTGTGAAAATAATATTATAAAAAATAGTTTTCCTTCTGAAATAGGAGTAGATTATATGGAGAAAATATATTTGCAAGAGGGTCTTTTATTTTTAAAAACAGATTATAATATTAAAAATCCTATATTTTTAGAAGCAAAAAAACAAAATGAAAGAAAATTTGTTATAACAATATGTACTAAAGGTAATTCAACTTACACAAATAATTATGATAAAAAAACTTTACCCTTCAAAGAAGGATTTACAACAATATCTTTATTTAAAAATACAGAAGGTTTTAGAGAGTTTAAAGATAAACAAATAAGCCAAATTAGATTAATTTTAAATGAAAATTTTCTAAAAAGAAATTTCCAAAAATCTCTAGTTGAAAAATTTTTTTATAATAAAGAAAATTTGCAATTATTAGATTTTAGTTTAACTAGTTTAGAATCTCAATTTTTATTAAATGATATATTAAATTGCAAATTAATTGGGGAATTAAGAAATATGTATATACAAGGGAAAGTTTTTGAGTTATTATCTTTAGAAATTTCCAAGCTTCAAAAAAATAAAGAAGAAATAACTCTTGATGAATATGATAAAAATGCTATTTTAAAAGCAAAAGAAATTTTATTAGAGAATTTACAAAATCCACCTTCAATAGTTACTCTTGCTAAAAGGGTTCATTTAAGTGAAGTAAAACTAAAAAAAGGATTTAAACAGTTATATAAAACTACTCCTTATCAGTTATTACTAACTCACAAAATGAAACTTGCAAAAAATATGCTTCAAAGTGGAGAATATAATATTAATGAAGTAGCTTTACAAATAGGTTATAAATTTGCAAATAATTTCACAAATGCCTTTTATAAAGAGTTCAAAATAAGACCTAAAGATATTTTAAAAAAATAA
- a CDS encoding TonB-dependent receptor — translation MKKTKVLLSFSLLLITELLAKNITALDDITVTAQKKEERVIDVPISLSVFDEISIEDKSISSLEDIGKYTPNLILYNTGQEGLIVPSIRGISGNVLSYSTPVGLYVDGIPTTSAFGFDDALGDIERIEVLRGPQGTLYGKNSEAGVINIITKQPNNEISGKIFSTIGNNKRKDVGFNISGPIVKDKFYVGVTYKHQQKDGFIKNSLTNEYINDKKSDYGKLILRTTPTDNLDLSLIISKNKEDNGAHNWVSSKDNKKEVSSNLKGYSTPIDTTYALNINYNLDEYSKIKSITTKKEYKDKAIVDADMTPLTLRHIYKNNELNTISQELRYETLFDKVELISGIYLDKKNDDLHTRIVTPFNPTGFANPQEMNSKSVGIFTNIIYPLNEDWILKAGVRYDKEKKQLEVKNTNIDLESSYSNISPKIGIQYNINQNQMSYFTIAKGYRSGGFNPYAPVNKQAYGEEKLISYELGYKGIFFDNRLKFNTNIYYMDIKDMQVEEAPVAGTIYMVNAATATSKGFEMEVEGMITNELTLFASVGINKTTFDNFSDLAGNYSGNYNLLAPKYNFNIGTQYRANNGLYARVDFNGYGKTYFDKANTNYQKAYSLVNMKMGYETNNFDIYFYVNNLLDKNYDAIGAYFNGTTTILREEQEFGIKLAYRF, via the coding sequence ATGAAAAAAACAAAAGTATTATTATCTTTTTCTTTATTGCTTATAACTGAACTATTAGCAAAGAATATTACTGCATTAGATGATATTACCGTAACTGCACAAAAGAAAGAAGAAAGAGTTATTGATGTACCTATTAGTTTAAGTGTATTTGATGAAATATCAATTGAAGATAAATCTATCTCATCTTTAGAAGATATTGGAAAATATACTCCAAATTTGATACTTTATAATACAGGACAAGAGGGATTAATCGTTCCTTCAATTAGAGGAATAAGTGGAAATGTTTTATCTTATTCAACACCTGTAGGGCTTTATGTTGATGGGATTCCAACTACTAGTGCTTTTGGTTTTGATGACGCATTAGGTGATATTGAAAGAATAGAGGTTTTAAGAGGGCCACAAGGAACACTTTATGGTAAAAATTCTGAAGCTGGAGTTATAAATATCATTACAAAACAGCCAAATAATGAAATAAGTGGAAAAATCTTTTCAACAATAGGAAATAATAAAAGAAAAGATGTTGGATTTAATATATCAGGGCCAATAGTAAAAGATAAATTTTATGTAGGTGTTACTTATAAACATCAACAAAAAGATGGTTTTATAAAAAATAGTCTTACAAATGAGTATATAAATGATAAAAAAAGTGATTATGGAAAACTTATTTTACGAACTACTCCAACTGATAATTTAGATTTATCCTTAATAATCTCAAAAAATAAAGAAGATAATGGTGCTCATAATTGGGTAAGTTCTAAAGATAACAAAAAGGAAGTAAGTTCAAATCTAAAAGGTTATTCAACTCCTATAGATACCACTTATGCTTTGAATATTAATTATAATTTAGATGAATATTCTAAAATAAAATCAATAACTACAAAAAAAGAGTATAAAGATAAAGCTATTGTAGATGCAGATATGACTCCTTTGACTTTAAGGCATATATATAAAAATAATGAATTAAATACAATTTCTCAAGAATTAAGATATGAAACTTTATTTGATAAAGTAGAACTAATTTCAGGAATATATTTAGATAAAAAAAATGATGATTTACATACAAGAATAGTAACTCCTTTTAATCCAACAGGCTTTGCCAATCCACAAGAAATGAATTCAAAAAGTGTTGGAATTTTTACAAATATTATTTATCCATTAAATGAAGATTGGATTTTAAAAGCAGGAGTTCGGTATGACAAAGAAAAAAAACAATTAGAAGTTAAAAATACAAATATTGATTTAGAAAGTAGTTATAGCAATATTTCTCCAAAAATAGGAATTCAATACAATATAAATCAAAATCAAATGAGTTATTTTACAATAGCAAAAGGTTATAGAAGTGGTGGATTTAATCCCTATGCTCCAGTAAATAAACAAGCTTATGGTGAAGAAAAGTTAATCTCTTATGAGCTGGGATATAAAGGTATATTTTTTGATAATCGTCTAAAATTTAATACAAATATTTATTATATGGATATAAAAGATATGCAAGTTGAAGAGGCACCAGTTGCTGGTACTATTTATATGGTAAATGCAGCAACGGCAACTTCAAAAGGTTTTGAAATGGAAGTTGAAGGAATGATAACTAATGAATTAACTTTATTTGCAAGTGTTGGAATAAATAAAACAACATTTGATAATTTTAGTGATTTAGCAGGTAATTATAGTGGAAATTATAATCTTCTTGCTCCCAAATATAATTTTAATATAGGAACTCAGTATAGAGCAAATAATGGCTTATATGCAAGAGTTGATTTTAATGGTTATGGAAAAACATATTTTGATAAAGCAAACACAAACTATCAAAAAGCGTATAGCTTAGTAAATATGAAAATGGGTTATGAAACAAATAATTTTGATATATATTTTTATGTAAATAATCTATTGGATAAAAATTATGATGCTATTGGTGCATATTTTAATGGAACAACAACTATTTTAAGAGAAGAACAAGAGTTTGGTATTAAATTAGCTTATAGATTTTAA